The Salinibacterium sp. M195 genome includes a window with the following:
- a CDS encoding sulfate/molybdate ABC transporter ATP-binding protein produces MVLQTELVVQRGPFTLDVALKVGAGETVAILGPNGSGKSTLLAAIAGLVTPDRGVVTVNGRALTRVPAHGSRKRDVSVHRRRISLLGQDSLLFPHLTVLENVAFGPRARGIGAAPARRIAGAWIAAVGLTEFAERAPASLSGGQQQRIAIARMLATEPDVLLFDEPMAALDIQNASLVRTLLRERLTDRHSTLPGHVSGRLAATIIVTHDVVDAMVLADRVAIMEEGKIVDIGGADRVLRQPASPFAAALVNLNLLNGIVETATLVRTADGRRFASLAPLPPIGSEASIVFSPSAVVVTSLRSEHGRPRVAFAGHEIPNTWRASIATLEPAVRGVRLTFRGDSVAAEASATEILEERISSGDSITAFVDPAAVTIYPRRISASSSPSEVQLG; encoded by the coding sequence ATGGTCTTGCAGACTGAACTTGTAGTACAGCGAGGTCCGTTCACGCTCGATGTGGCTCTTAAGGTCGGGGCGGGAGAGACCGTAGCGATCCTCGGTCCGAACGGCTCCGGCAAGTCAACACTGCTCGCGGCGATCGCCGGGCTCGTGACTCCCGATCGCGGTGTCGTCACCGTCAACGGCAGAGCACTGACTCGCGTGCCGGCACACGGGTCTCGAAAGCGCGATGTTTCCGTGCACCGTCGCCGGATCAGTCTTCTCGGGCAGGACTCGCTGCTGTTTCCGCATCTCACTGTGCTGGAGAACGTAGCGTTTGGTCCGCGAGCACGGGGGATCGGTGCCGCTCCGGCGCGCCGGATCGCCGGAGCGTGGATTGCTGCTGTTGGCCTCACGGAGTTCGCGGAACGTGCACCAGCGTCGCTTTCTGGCGGTCAGCAGCAGCGCATCGCTATCGCCCGGATGCTTGCTACCGAGCCAGACGTGCTGCTATTCGACGAGCCGATGGCCGCGCTTGATATTCAGAACGCTTCTCTCGTTCGCACGCTGTTGCGCGAACGCCTCACCGATCGCCACAGCACGCTCCCTGGCCATGTGTCTGGCAGGCTCGCAGCGACAATCATCGTCACTCACGATGTGGTCGACGCGATGGTGTTGGCAGACCGTGTAGCCATCATGGAGGAGGGAAAGATAGTGGACATCGGTGGTGCTGATCGTGTTCTCCGGCAGCCGGCTTCGCCGTTCGCGGCCGCGCTGGTGAACCTCAATCTGCTCAACGGAATCGTCGAAACAGCCACTCTCGTGAGAACAGCCGACGGGCGACGGTTTGCTTCTCTCGCGCCTCTTCCTCCGATCGGCTCTGAGGCGTCGATTGTCTTTTCGCCATCGGCTGTAGTCGTGACGTCTCTGCGATCGGAGCACGGTCGTCCGAGGGTGGCATTCGCAGGCCACGAGATACCAAACACGTGGCGGGCGAGCATCGCTACTCTTGAGCCCGCGGTTCGGGGTGTGCGTCTCACTTTCCGTGGTGATAGCGTCGCGGCTGAGGCATCCGCTACTGAGATATTAGAAGAACGAATATCGTCAGGTGACTCGATCACGGCGTTCGTTGATCCCGCGGCGGTGACGATCTACCCCCGACGAATCAGCGCAAGCAGTTCACCCAGCGAGGTGCAGCTAGGCTGA